The Pelomicrobium methylotrophicum nucleotide sequence CGCAAGTCCAGGACGGGAAACAAAAAACCGCTGCGAAGGGCGTATGGGTTGGCGTCCCCCAGGGGATACGGACGCCGGCTACCGCCATGAAAGTTCACCGGGCAGGGTGTCTCCGGCGGATGACTGCCGCCGCGCCGACGGAGCTTCGTTAGAGGCTGGCAGCGGTGGCATTCAATCTATACAGTTCCGCCATGGCACTGGTGTATACGGTGGGCCACTCGACGCGGAAGCTAGAAGCGTTTCTCGATCTGCTGCGCCAGCACGGCATTCAGCAGCTCGTGGACGTGCGCCGCTTCCCCGCCTCGCGCCGACATCCCCACTTCGCCCGCGAGCCGCTGGCCCAGGCGCTCTCCGCGGCGGGGATCGGATACGTCCACGAACCGGCGTTGGGCGGCTGGCGGAGCCCCCGCCCCGGTTCGCCCAACACCGCCTGGCGCCAGAAGAGCTTCCAGGGCTACGCCG carries:
- a CDS encoding DUF488 family protein translates to MAFNLYSSAMALVYTVGHSTRKLEAFLDLLRQHGIQQLVDVRRFPASRRHPHFAREPLAQALSAAGIGYVHEPALGGWRSPRPGSPNTAWRQKSFQGYADHMDTPEFRAALERVIAAACPRPTAVMCAEITPWRCHRQLIADALVVRGHAVGHIVTAQQTETHRLHPGARALEDGRLVYAGPAPLPGLDAES